One segment of Proteus appendicitidis DNA contains the following:
- the mpl gene encoding UDP-N-acetylmuramate:L-alanyl-gamma-D-glutamyl-meso-diaminopimelate ligase, whose translation MHIHILGICGTFMGSLAILARAKGHKVTGSDANVYPPMSTLLENQGIELIEGYDPKQLEPAPDMVIIGNAMTRGNPCVEAVLEKGLPYTSGPQWLHDYILPERWVLAVAGTHGKTTTAGMLAWVLEDCGYKPGFLIGGVPGNFQVSAQLGESPFFVIEADEYDSAFFDKRSKFVHYSPRTLILNNLEFDHADIFDDLAAIQKQFHHLVRIVPGTGKIIMPDNDMNLKQTIGMGCWSEQEFTGETGDWQAKKLSNDSSHFEVFHKGERVAEVCWGLSGEHNMQNGLMAIVAAHHVGVLPADACEALDKFINARRRLELRGEVNQISVYDDFAHHPTAILATLEALRSKVGGTARIIAVLEPRSNTMKMGISKDDIAPALGRADEVFLFQPPNIQWLVSDIAEHCVQPARWSTDLDTLVDMIAKEAQAGDHILIMSNGGFGGIHEKLLAKLAQPKAPDSQY comes from the coding sequence ATGCACATTCATATTCTTGGTATTTGTGGCACCTTTATGGGAAGCCTTGCGATTTTAGCTAGAGCAAAGGGACATAAAGTCACAGGCTCAGACGCTAATGTCTATCCACCCATGAGTACTTTATTAGAAAATCAGGGAATCGAACTGATTGAGGGATATGACCCAAAACAATTAGAACCTGCCCCTGACATGGTGATTATTGGTAATGCGATGACACGAGGAAATCCTTGTGTTGAAGCGGTACTTGAAAAAGGTTTACCTTATACCTCAGGTCCTCAGTGGTTACACGATTATATTTTACCTGAACGTTGGGTATTAGCCGTTGCTGGAACTCATGGTAAAACCACAACAGCAGGTATGCTGGCTTGGGTTTTAGAAGACTGTGGTTATAAACCCGGTTTTTTAATTGGTGGTGTTCCGGGTAATTTCCAAGTATCTGCACAGTTAGGCGAAAGCCCTTTCTTTGTGATTGAAGCGGATGAATATGATAGTGCTTTCTTTGATAAGCGCTCTAAGTTTGTTCATTATTCGCCACGTACACTGATTTTAAATAATCTTGAATTCGATCACGCTGATATTTTTGATGATTTAGCGGCGATTCAAAAACAATTCCATCATTTAGTTCGTATTGTTCCAGGCACAGGGAAAATCATCATGCCTGATAACGATATGAATTTAAAACAGACCATTGGCATGGGATGTTGGAGTGAACAAGAATTCACGGGTGAAACAGGAGATTGGCAAGCCAAAAAACTCAGTAATGACAGTAGTCATTTTGAGGTATTCCACAAAGGTGAGCGAGTCGCAGAGGTGTGTTGGGGACTTTCTGGTGAACACAACATGCAAAATGGCTTAATGGCGATTGTTGCAGCGCACCACGTTGGCGTTTTACCTGCTGATGCTTGTGAGGCATTAGATAAGTTTATTAATGCGCGTCGTCGTTTAGAGCTACGTGGTGAGGTTAACCAAATAAGTGTTTATGATGACTTTGCGCATCATCCCACAGCGATTTTGGCAACGCTTGAAGCGTTACGCAGTAAAGTCGGTGGAACTGCACGTATTATTGCGGTGTTAGAGCCTCGTTCAAATACCATGAAAATGGGAATTAGTAAGGATGATATCGCGCCTGCATTAGGTCGTGCTGATGAAGTCTTCTTATTCCAGCCACCTAATATTCAATGGTTAGTGAGTGATATTGCAGAACATTGTGTACAACCGGCTCGCTGGAGTACAGATCTGGATACACTTGTTGATATGATTGCGAAAGAAGCTCAAGCGGGCGATCATATTTTGATTATGAGTAATGGCGGTTTTGGTGGTATTCACGAAAAACTGCTCGCAAAATTAGCACAACCTAAAGCTCCTGATAGCCAGTATTAA
- the tamB gene encoding autotransporter assembly complex protein TamB: protein MIKKWLKWIALILLIIILLTFGAVAWVLGTQSGLHFAINSAARWVPGLAIKEVNGGWKDLRLTGVEYQMPGVDVNVGELSLGLRLACLTDKQVCVDTLGTRDVVVNVDTSAFPPSEETPSSEPLTELNAPLPIYLNSLSLENTHVKIDDMAISLGEFKTGAQWEGRQVTLNPTLINDLLVALPKTPEEGSVEAVAQDVNEVVTAKTQTEPTTQEEKEQALAETIKAIFAKPLLADLPEIIIPVDVNVEGIEGKQLQITGDTPVTINQLSFEANTQGKQVNLTKLNVDAPEGEISLNGGITLDKQWPVNLNVNATIRDVAGLEDFKDQKATLSLQGALLEELKLALSLTGTVTATLDAQAELAKPHLPLKLTLESQKVRWPLTGDVQYQLNDTRLRLNGQTDNYDLSLRSDIEGQEIPPAKLMLDAKGNEEKIELTRLRLAALQGHADITGVADWSKAISWNALLTISGINTVKQYPDMPAKLDGRIATTGSLYGGSWQLRVPEITLDGNIKNNLIKARGNAYGNDSGQWNIPQLKLILGKNNLDIEGHLGDKWALDANINAPGLNGLVPGLAGVIKGKVNIRGDINTPKIIADINAHGIKWQDQVSIESITIKGDVQSDKEIGGKLAITARQLKQADLVIRNLTLDAAGTEKQHKLTLKMDGEPVSGGLTLAGSFDKEKQQWKGTLNNTAFDTPVGEWRLNKAMALNLLAEKQEVTIGSHCWVNPNAQVCVPKAITVGESGSAAITLTRFDLAMIKPFLPAETSVRGVFTGDATATWNSKGGLPKASVNLKGQGVGVKQNIDGTVLPIDFDAITLNAGVNNGKATLQWLISIAGNGDFKGNVNVADLEKKRQLSGTVDIDNLTLDLIKPFLGKGEIAQGSVGAQLRLGGNAQSPLLFGQFGINQLKVVGHWIPFDITKGNVDISFNGATSDLSGRIETPEGYLNLTGNADWRKLEEWRAVVAANGNKLRVALPPMVRIDVNPDLVFEASPHLLKLDGRIDIPWARIVVQDLPESAVSASSDEVMLDKNLQPIAPKETSIPIQSNLAINIGDDVTLDAFGLKARLTGALKVNQNKQGLGLNGQIDIPKGAFKAYGQDLQVRKGQILFSGPVDQPYLNIEAIRNPENTANNVIAGVRVTGLADKPKVEIFSEPAFTQQEALSYLLRGEGLDKSGDADSSQMTAMLIGLGVGQSGQLVGRIGETFGVSDLALDTQGVGDSSQVVVSGKITNDLQVKYGVGIFDSLATLTLRYRLMPRLYLQAVSGMNQAIDLLYQFEF from the coding sequence ATGATAAAAAAGTGGTTGAAATGGATTGCGCTAATACTCCTTATCATTATTTTGCTTACATTTGGTGCTGTAGCTTGGGTTTTAGGAACACAATCTGGTTTACATTTTGCTATTAACAGCGCAGCGCGTTGGGTTCCCGGTTTAGCCATTAAAGAGGTTAACGGAGGCTGGAAAGATCTACGTTTAACGGGTGTTGAATATCAAATGCCCGGTGTTGACGTGAATGTGGGAGAGTTATCATTAGGATTACGTCTAGCGTGCCTGACTGATAAACAAGTTTGTGTCGATACATTAGGCACACGAGATGTTGTTGTTAATGTTGATACTAGTGCTTTTCCCCCTTCTGAAGAAACACCTTCATCAGAGCCTTTAACAGAGCTTAATGCACCATTACCTATCTATTTAAATTCACTCTCATTAGAAAATACACATGTGAAGATTGACGATATGGCAATCTCGCTTGGTGAATTTAAAACAGGCGCACAGTGGGAAGGTCGTCAAGTTACATTAAATCCAACACTTATTAATGATTTGCTGGTGGCATTACCGAAAACACCAGAAGAAGGCAGTGTTGAAGCGGTTGCACAAGATGTAAACGAAGTTGTCACGGCAAAAACTCAAACTGAGCCAACAACTCAAGAAGAAAAAGAACAGGCTTTAGCTGAGACAATTAAAGCGATTTTTGCTAAACCTCTGTTAGCTGATTTACCCGAAATTATTATTCCTGTTGATGTAAATGTTGAAGGTATTGAAGGTAAGCAGTTACAAATAACAGGGGATACACCGGTTACGATTAACCAATTATCTTTTGAAGCCAATACGCAAGGTAAACAGGTTAATCTCACTAAATTAAATGTTGATGCACCAGAAGGTGAGATTAGTTTAAATGGGGGAATTACCCTAGATAAGCAGTGGCCTGTTAATTTAAATGTGAATGCGACTATTCGTGATGTGGCAGGGCTTGAAGATTTTAAAGATCAAAAAGCGACGCTTTCTTTACAAGGCGCATTACTCGAAGAGCTTAAATTAGCACTCTCTTTAACAGGAACGGTTACCGCAACTTTAGACGCTCAAGCGGAACTGGCAAAACCACATCTTCCATTAAAATTGACACTTGAAAGTCAGAAAGTTCGTTGGCCATTAACGGGCGATGTACAGTATCAACTCAATGATACTCGGCTGCGTTTAAATGGTCAGACAGACAACTATGATCTCTCATTACGCTCCGATATTGAAGGTCAGGAGATCCCGCCAGCTAAATTAATGCTAGATGCGAAAGGGAATGAAGAGAAAATAGAGCTGACACGTTTACGTTTAGCCGCTTTGCAAGGTCATGCGGATATTACTGGTGTTGCTGATTGGAGTAAGGCAATTAGCTGGAATGCGTTATTAACCATTTCAGGTATTAATACCGTTAAACAATATCCGGATATGCCCGCTAAATTAGATGGGCGCATTGCCACAACGGGCAGTTTATATGGCGGAAGTTGGCAATTACGTGTTCCTGAAATCACCTTAGATGGCAATATCAAAAATAATCTTATCAAAGCGAGAGGTAATGCTTACGGTAATGATTCTGGCCAATGGAATATCCCTCAGTTAAAACTTATTCTTGGTAAGAATAACCTCGATATTGAAGGGCATTTAGGTGATAAATGGGCATTAGATGCCAATATTAATGCGCCAGGATTAAATGGTTTAGTGCCTGGATTGGCTGGAGTCATTAAAGGTAAGGTTAATATTCGTGGTGATATTAATACACCTAAGATTATTGCTGATATCAATGCTCATGGTATTAAATGGCAAGATCAAGTCAGTATTGAATCCATCACAATTAAAGGTGATGTTCAATCAGACAAAGAGATTGGCGGCAAGCTAGCAATTACTGCTCGCCAGTTAAAACAAGCCGATTTAGTTATTCGCAATTTAACGCTGGATGCTGCTGGTACAGAAAAACAGCATAAACTGACGCTAAAAATGGATGGAGAGCCTGTTTCTGGCGGACTGACATTAGCGGGTTCATTCGATAAAGAAAAACAGCAATGGAAAGGAACGCTAAATAATACGGCATTTGATACTCCTGTGGGTGAATGGCGTTTAAATAAAGCCATGGCGTTAAATTTGTTGGCAGAAAAGCAAGAAGTCACCATTGGTTCTCATTGTTGGGTAAACCCAAATGCACAAGTTTGTGTTCCTAAAGCGATAACAGTGGGTGAAAGCGGATCTGCCGCAATTACATTGACACGTTTTGATCTCGCTATGATCAAACCTTTCCTACCAGCAGAGACTTCTGTTCGAGGCGTATTTACTGGCGATGCGACAGCAACTTGGAATTCAAAAGGCGGATTACCGAAAGCGTCTGTAAACCTGAAAGGGCAAGGTGTTGGTGTAAAACAGAATATTGATGGTACTGTTTTACCGATTGATTTTGATGCAATTACTTTAAATGCTGGTGTAAATAATGGCAAAGCCACATTGCAATGGTTGATTAGTATTGCGGGTAATGGTGATTTTAAAGGTAATGTGAATGTTGCTGATCTTGAGAAAAAACGCCAACTGTCTGGTACGGTTGATATTGATAATCTGACATTAGATTTAATCAAACCGTTCTTAGGGAAAGGTGAAATAGCTCAAGGAAGCGTGGGCGCTCAATTACGTTTAGGAGGAAATGCGCAATCACCGCTGTTATTTGGTCAATTCGGTATTAATCAATTAAAAGTGGTTGGGCATTGGATCCCATTTGATATCACCAAAGGAAATGTTGATATTAGCTTTAATGGTGCAACCTCTGATTTAAGTGGCAGAATCGAAACACCAGAAGGTTATTTAAATCTTACGGGTAATGCAGATTGGCGTAAATTAGAGGAATGGCGCGCTGTTGTGGCAGCAAATGGTAATAAGTTACGTGTTGCATTACCTCCGATGGTTCGTATTGATGTCAACCCTGATTTAGTGTTTGAGGCAAGCCCCCATTTACTGAAATTAGACGGTCGCATTGATATACCTTGGGCGCGCATTGTGGTGCAAGATTTACCAGAATCTGCGGTATCAGCGTCTTCTGATGAAGTGATGCTAGATAAAAACTTGCAACCTATTGCACCAAAAGAGACATCCATTCCAATTCAGAGCAATTTAGCGATTAATATTGGCGATGATGTGACACTGGACGCATTTGGGCTTAAAGCTAGATTGACGGGGGCGCTTAAAGTCAATCAAAATAAACAAGGGCTAGGTTTAAATGGCCAAATAGATATTCCAAAAGGCGCATTCAAAGCTTATGGGCAAGACTTACAAGTGCGTAAGGGACAAATCTTGTTCTCAGGGCCAGTTGATCAACCTTACTTAAATATTGAAGCGATTCGTAATCCTGAAAACACAGCAAATAATGTGATTGCTGGTGTCAGGGTGACAGGGCTTGCAGATAAACCTAAAGTTGAAATTTTCTCTGAACCTGCGTTTACCCAGCAAGAAGCGTTATCTTACTTGCTAAGAGGTGAAGGGTTAGATAAAAGTGGTGATGCAGACTCATCACAAATGACGGCAATGCTGATAGGCTTAGGTGTTGGTCAAAGTGGTCAGCTTGTAGGACGCATTGGTGAAACCTTTGGTGTTTCAGATTTAGCATTGGATACGCAAGGTGTGGGTGATAGCTCACAAGTTGTGGTCAGTGGCAAGATAACCAATGATCTACAAGTAAAATATGGAGTGGGTATATTTGATTCGCTAGCGACGTTAACTTTACGTTATCGCTTGATGCCCAGGTTGTATTTACAGGCAGTGTCTGGTATGAATCAGGCAATAGATCTGCTTTATCAATTTGAGTTTTAA
- a CDS encoding gamma-glutamylcyclotransferase family protein, giving the protein MRIIVYGSLRQNQGNHHWMTYAQLLGEHKLVGYKLYDLGFYPAVVEGDGEIECEVYRITPSILTELDELKKNDQDYKRQLISTPYGSAWIYLYQKPVDGLREIKSGDWLKRHEEE; this is encoded by the coding sequence ATGCGAATTATTGTTTATGGTAGTTTACGACAAAACCAAGGTAATCATCACTGGATGACCTATGCGCAGCTATTAGGCGAGCATAAATTAGTGGGATATAAACTTTATGATTTAGGGTTTTATCCTGCTGTGGTTGAAGGTGATGGCGAAATAGAGTGCGAAGTTTATCGGATAACGCCCTCTATTTTGACAGAGCTTGATGAATTGAAAAAGAACGATCAAGATTACAAGCGACAACTGATTTCAACGCCTTATGGCAGCGCTTGGATCTACCTTTATCAAAAGCCTGTTGATGGTTTACGTGAAATAAAAAGCGGTGACTGGCTAAAACGTCACGAAGAAGAGTAA
- the fbp gene encoding class 1 fructose-bisphosphatase, which yields MKTLGEFIVEKQQDFPHATGELTALLSAIKLGAKIIHRDINKAGLVDILGTNGVSNVQGEAQMKLDLYANEKLKAALKARGEVAGIGSEEEDDIVIFEGDRAENAKYVVLMDPLDGSSNIDVNVSVGTIFSIYHRITPIGQSVTLDDFLQPGHRQVAAGYVVYGSSTMLVYTTGCGVHAFTYDPSLGVFCLSHESVHFPPTGNMYSINEGNYIKFPLGVKKYIKYCQEQDAATNRPYTTRYIGSLVADFHRNLLKGGIYIYPSTASHPTGKLRLLYECNPMAFLAEQAGGKASNGKERILDIEPKELHQRMPFFVGTKSMVEQAESFMAQYPDEE from the coding sequence ATGAAAACATTAGGCGAATTTATCGTCGAGAAACAACAAGATTTTCCCCATGCAACTGGTGAACTTACTGCATTACTTTCAGCAATTAAGCTTGGGGCTAAAATTATCCACCGTGATATTAACAAAGCAGGGTTAGTCGATATTCTTGGTACTAACGGTGTTTCTAATGTTCAAGGTGAAGCCCAGATGAAACTGGATCTTTACGCGAATGAGAAACTAAAAGCTGCATTAAAAGCACGTGGTGAAGTTGCGGGTATCGGATCAGAAGAAGAAGATGATATTGTTATCTTTGAAGGTGATCGTGCTGAAAATGCTAAGTATGTTGTACTAATGGACCCTTTAGATGGTTCGTCGAATATTGATGTAAACGTTTCCGTCGGCACAATTTTCTCTATTTACCACCGTATTACGCCTATTGGTCAATCTGTTACTTTAGATGACTTCTTACAACCAGGTCATCGTCAAGTCGCAGCAGGCTATGTCGTTTATGGCTCCTCAACCATGTTAGTTTATACAACAGGTTGTGGTGTTCATGCCTTTACTTACGATCCATCTTTAGGTGTATTCTGTTTATCTCATGAAAGCGTACATTTCCCACCAACAGGAAATATGTACTCAATCAACGAAGGTAACTACATCAAATTCCCATTAGGCGTAAAAAAATACATTAAGTATTGCCAAGAACAAGACGCGGCAACAAATCGTCCTTATACCACACGTTATATTGGTTCTTTAGTTGCTGATTTTCACCGCAACTTACTGAAGGGCGGTATTTATATTTACCCAAGTACTGCAAGCCACCCTACTGGTAAATTACGTTTACTCTATGAATGCAATCCAATGGCGTTCTTAGCCGAACAAGCTGGCGGTAAAGCAAGTAACGGTAAAGAGCGTATTCTTGATATCGAACCAAAAGAACTTCACCAACGTATGCCTTTCTTTGTAGGGACTAAATCGATGGTTGAACAAGCTGAAAGCTTTATGGCGCAATATCCAGACGAAGAATAA
- the argR gene encoding transcriptional regulator ArgR — translation MRVPSKQEDLVKAFKALLKEEKFSSQGEIVTALQEAGFDNINQSKISRMLTKFGAVRTRNAKMEMVYCLPTELGVPTASSPLKNLVLDIDHNHSVVVIRTSPGAAQLIARLLDSLGKAEGILGSIAGDDTIFSTPAPGFSTEELRDAILNLFDQEL, via the coding sequence ATGCGCGTTCCTTCTAAGCAAGAAGACTTGGTTAAAGCGTTTAAAGCCCTGCTGAAAGAAGAAAAATTCAGTTCACAAGGCGAGATTGTGACTGCATTACAAGAGGCTGGATTTGATAATATTAATCAGTCCAAAATCTCTCGTATGCTAACAAAATTTGGTGCAGTAAGAACCCGTAACGCCAAAATGGAAATGGTGTATTGTCTTCCTACTGAGCTTGGCGTACCAACAGCCAGCAGCCCATTAAAAAATCTGGTACTTGATATCGATCATAACCATTCTGTTGTGGTGATAAGAACAAGTCCGGGTGCGGCACAACTTATTGCACGTTTATTAGATTCATTAGGCAAAGCAGAAGGGATCCTTGGCAGTATTGCAGGTGATGACACCATTTTTTCAACACCCGCACCAGGATTTTCCACAGAAGAATTACGAGACGCTATTCTGAATCTTTTTGATCAAGAATTATAA
- the mdh gene encoding malate dehydrogenase, whose amino-acid sequence MKVAVLGAAGGIGQALALLLKNQLPAGSELSLYDIAPVTPGVAADLSHIPTQVTVKGFAGEDPSPALKGADVVLISAGVARKPGMDRSDLFNVNAGIVRNLIEKVAQNCPKALIGIITNPVNTTVAIAAEVLKKAGVYDKKRLFGITTLDIIRANTFVAELKGKDPQKTNVPVIGGHSGVTILPLLSQVDGVSFTDDEVAALTKRIQNAGTEVVEAKAGGGSATLSMGQAAARFGLSLIRALNGEKDVIECTYTEGDGEYARFFAQPIRLGKNGVEEYLSIGKLSDFEKQSLNGMLDVLKKDIILGEEFINK is encoded by the coding sequence ATGAAAGTAGCAGTTCTCGGTGCAGCAGGTGGTATTGGTCAGGCACTGGCACTTCTTCTTAAAAACCAGCTTCCTGCTGGTAGTGAACTCTCTTTATATGATATCGCTCCCGTCACGCCGGGTGTCGCAGCTGACTTAAGCCATATCCCGACTCAAGTTACTGTAAAAGGTTTTGCGGGTGAAGATCCTTCTCCTGCACTAAAAGGCGCTGATGTTGTTCTGATTTCTGCGGGTGTAGCTCGTAAGCCAGGCATGGATCGTTCAGATCTTTTCAATGTTAACGCAGGTATTGTGCGTAACTTAATTGAAAAGGTTGCACAAAACTGCCCTAAAGCACTTATCGGTATCATTACTAATCCAGTGAATACAACGGTTGCTATTGCCGCTGAAGTACTCAAAAAAGCAGGCGTTTACGATAAAAAACGTCTCTTCGGAATTACCACTCTCGATATTATTCGCGCCAATACCTTTGTCGCTGAACTAAAAGGTAAAGATCCACAAAAAACCAATGTTCCTGTGATTGGTGGACACTCTGGTGTGACTATTCTTCCTCTATTATCCCAAGTTGATGGTGTTTCATTTACAGATGATGAAGTTGCCGCGCTGACTAAACGCATTCAAAATGCAGGTACTGAGGTAGTAGAAGCAAAAGCCGGTGGCGGATCAGCTACATTATCAATGGGTCAAGCGGCAGCTCGTTTTGGTCTTTCATTAATTCGTGCTTTAAATGGCGAAAAAGATGTTATTGAATGTACCTATACCGAAGGCGACGGAGAATATGCCCGTTTCTTTGCACAACCTATTCGTTTAGGTAAAAATGGTGTAGAGGAATATTTATCTATTGGTAAATTAAGTGATTTCGAAAAACAATCTCTTAATGGCATGTTAGATGTATTGAAAAAAGATATAATTCTTGGTGAAGAATTTATTAATAAATAA
- the tamA gene encoding autotransporter assembly complex protein TamA, whose translation MPRYSVIYVLCLSFIAPVAYGANLRLKVEGLEGQLEKNARVQLSNITTEEVAPDGRFRARVEKAIQEGLRPLGYYQPTVTFSYQENTPPARSVLTAKVEPGIPILLKGVDVVLEGGAKTDSQYAKVIKENTPPLDSVLNHGDYEKLKGSLTGLAVRRGYFDAEMEKSQLGVSLDNHASYWDFVFNSGERYRFGKVNYSGSQIREDYLQNIVPFKEGQYYSSEDLAEFNRRLAATGWFNSALVTPDIAKARSEHSYLLPMDAVVTPRSRNYVELGGGYATDVGPRLNMQWNKPWMNSRGHSLTSDLSISQPEQSIGAKYKIPLKINPLEQYYAIDGGFKRTDYNDTRSDTTTLNLSRNWDMSTGWQYSINTRWSLSHFTQGQDTYTTMLLYPGVNASRVRQRGGMMPYWGDSQRYSLNYSNKIWGSDVEFLAFNAQQVWIRTPWDGHRFVVRGNFGWIETNAFGQVPPELRFFAGGDRSVRGFKYQSISPEDSKGNLTGASRMLVGSAEYQYNVTGNWWSAVFIDSGEAVNDFTRSDFKTGAGAGVRWASPVGPIKFDLALPVSDVDKRRLQFYIGLGAEL comes from the coding sequence GTGCCGAGATACTCCGTTATCTACGTTCTCTGTCTGTCTTTTATCGCACCCGTTGCCTATGGGGCAAATTTGCGTTTAAAAGTAGAAGGTTTAGAAGGGCAGCTCGAAAAAAATGCGCGAGTCCAGCTATCAAACATTACAACAGAAGAAGTTGCACCTGACGGGCGTTTTCGTGCGCGTGTTGAAAAGGCAATTCAAGAAGGACTTCGCCCATTAGGCTATTATCAGCCTACTGTGACATTCTCTTATCAAGAAAATACACCGCCAGCACGTTCGGTATTAACAGCAAAAGTTGAACCAGGTATTCCGATTTTATTAAAAGGAGTCGATGTGGTTCTCGAAGGCGGTGCTAAAACAGATAGCCAATATGCTAAGGTCATTAAAGAGAATACGCCGCCACTTGATAGCGTGTTAAACCATGGTGATTATGAAAAGCTCAAAGGTTCGCTAACGGGGCTTGCTGTTCGCCGTGGCTACTTCGATGCTGAAATGGAAAAAAGCCAGCTCGGTGTTTCTTTAGATAATCACGCCTCTTATTGGGATTTCGTCTTTAATAGCGGCGAGCGTTACCGCTTTGGTAAGGTGAATTATAGCGGTTCTCAAATCCGTGAAGACTATCTACAAAATATTGTTCCTTTTAAAGAAGGGCAATATTACTCCTCAGAAGATCTGGCAGAATTTAATCGACGCTTAGCGGCAACAGGTTGGTTTAACTCAGCACTTGTGACGCCTGATATCGCAAAAGCACGCAGTGAGCATTCTTACTTGCTCCCTATGGATGCGGTTGTCACTCCTCGCTCTCGTAACTACGTTGAATTAGGGGGAGGTTATGCAACTGATGTAGGGCCTAGGTTGAATATGCAGTGGAATAAACCTTGGATGAATTCTCGTGGTCATAGCCTGACGTCAGATCTTAGTATTTCTCAACCTGAACAATCTATTGGTGCGAAATACAAAATTCCATTAAAAATTAATCCATTAGAGCAATATTATGCGATAGACGGTGGTTTTAAGAGAACAGACTATAATGACACGCGTTCTGATACGACAACGCTGAACCTTTCTCGAAATTGGGATATGTCTACAGGTTGGCAATATAGCATAAATACCCGCTGGAGCCTCAGCCACTTTACTCAAGGGCAAGACACTTATACCACTATGCTGTTATATCCAGGGGTTAATGCGAGTCGAGTACGTCAACGCGGTGGCATGATGCCTTATTGGGGAGATAGCCAACGTTACTCTTTAAATTACTCAAATAAAATTTGGGGTTCTGATGTTGAGTTTTTAGCTTTCAATGCTCAACAAGTGTGGATACGTACGCCTTGGGATGGGCATCGTTTTGTGGTAAGAGGCAATTTTGGTTGGATTGAAACCAATGCTTTTGGGCAAGTGCCACCTGAACTTCGTTTCTTTGCGGGTGGTGATAGAAGCGTTCGTGGCTTTAAATATCAAAGTATTTCACCTGAAGATAGTAAAGGTAACTTAACGGGTGCCTCAAGAATGTTAGTTGGCTCAGCAGAATACCAATATAACGTGACCGGGAACTGGTGGAGTGCCGTCTTTATTGATAGCGGTGAAGCCGTTAATGATTTTACTCGTAGTGATTTTAAAACAGGTGCGGGTGCGGGTGTTCGTTGGGCATCACCAGTAGGCCCCATTAAATTTGATTTAGCATTACCTGTGAGCGACGTTGATAAGCGTAGACTCCAGTTTTATATCGGGTTAGGAGCAGAGTTATGA
- a CDS encoding helix-turn-helix domain-containing protein: MISRKSDWHPADIIAALRKRGTTLAAISRQAGLSSSTLANALSRPWPKGEKIIADYLGVFPSEIWPSRYFHPETGELLERKIRDKTNN; the protein is encoded by the coding sequence ATGATTTCAAGGAAATCTGATTGGCATCCTGCCGATATTATTGCCGCACTTAGAAAACGAGGAACAACACTTGCTGCCATCTCTCGCCAAGCAGGGTTAAGCTCTTCAACACTCGCTAATGCGCTGTCACGCCCTTGGCCTAAAGGAGAAAAAATCATTGCTGATTATCTTGGTGTCTTCCCTTCTGAAATTTGGCCTAGCCGTTATTTTCATCCTGAAACAGGAGAATTACTTGAGCGAAAGATTCGTGACAAAACTAATAATTAA
- the ppa gene encoding inorganic diphosphatase, whose translation MSLNHVPAGKELPEDIYVVIEIPANADPIKYEVDKESGALFVDRFMSTAMFYPCNYGYINNTLSLDGDPVDVLVPTPYPLQPGSVIRCRPVGVLKMTDESGEDAKLVAVPHTKLSKEYDHIKDVTDLPELLKAQIKHFFEHYKDLEAGKWVKVDGWEGVEAAKAEILSSFERAKK comes from the coding sequence ATGAGCCTGAATCATGTTCCTGCTGGTAAAGAACTACCAGAAGATATCTATGTTGTTATTGAAATCCCAGCAAACGCGGATCCCATCAAATACGAAGTTGATAAAGAAAGTGGCGCACTGTTCGTTGACCGTTTTATGTCAACTGCAATGTTCTACCCATGCAACTACGGTTACATCAACAACACGTTATCTTTAGATGGTGACCCAGTAGACGTTCTGGTTCCAACTCCATATCCATTACAACCAGGTTCAGTTATTCGCTGCCGTCCTGTTGGCGTACTGAAAATGACTGACGAATCAGGTGAAGATGCGAAACTGGTTGCAGTTCCACACACTAAACTGAGCAAAGAATACGATCACATTAAAGATGTGACTGATCTGCCTGAACTGCTAAAAGCACAGATCAAACATTTCTTTGAACACTACAAAGATTTAGAAGCGGGCAAATGGGTTAAAGTTGACGGTTGGGAAGGCGTAGAAGCAGCTAAAGCTGAAATTCTGTCTTCTTTCGAGCGCGCTAAAAAATAA